The following DNA comes from Kaistia sp. 32K.
CGCGCGAAAGTCGCGGAGCGCCCTCACTGTCTCTCCCGATCCGGCCACCTGAGGCTTCGCCCGGCCGAACCGCGCCGGCGCCAGAGCCGGCTTCGATCGGGGGATGCTGCGCCGGGACCGGTGCGCTGCGTCGTACAGCCTGAAAATCGCGCGCAAGCCAAGCCCGCGCCTGCAACGATCGCGCGCCATGTCCTTGCCGCTCTGCCGTCAGGTCCGCCCATCCGGGCAGGGCCGGACGTTCCCTTGCTCCATCGTAAGCGAAGACGGATGACCGATCCTGTAACCCTCTTGAAGATGAGCGGCATCGCCAAGAGCTTTCCCGGCGTCAAGGCGCTCGATGGCGTCGACCTCGAGATCGCGCCGGCCGAGATCCACGCGCTGCTCGGCGAAAACGGCGCCGGCAAGTCGACGCTGCTGAAGATCCTCGCCGGCGCGCAATCGCCGGATCGCGGCACCATCTCGTTCGAGGGCCGCGACGTCGTGCTCTCGAGCCCGCAGGATTCCCAGAGGCTCGGCATCGTCACGATCTATCAGGAATTCACCCTCGCGCCGGACATGACGATCGCCGAGAACGTCTTCATCGGACGCGAGCCCGGCTCCCGCCTCTTCCTCAACTGGTCGAAGATGGCGGCCGAGACGCAGAAGCTGATCCGCCGCATCGGCCTGGAACGCAGCCCGATGACACTGGTGCGCGACCTTTCGGTCGCCGAGCAGCAGATGGTCGAGATCGCCCGCGCGTTGTCGATGCAGTCGCGCGTCATCATCATGGACGAGCCGACCTCGGCGCTCAGCCTGGCCGAGGTGGAAAAGCTCTTCCGCATCGTACGGCAGCTCAAGGCCGAGGGCATCTCGATCATCTTCGTGACCCATCGCCTGGAAGAAGTGATGGAGATCTGCGACCGCTTCACCGTGCTCCGCGACGGCCGCAATGTCGGCGCCGGCAAGGTCAGCGAAATCACCATCGACGGCATCATCCGCCTGATGGTCGGGCGCGAGGTCAACGCGCTCTACGCCCATCGCGAGGCGGGCGAGGCCGGTCCGGTGGCGCTCGCCGTCGAGGGGCTGACGCGCCGCCGCAGCGCGCACGACCCGCACGCGACCGAGCTGCAGGACGTGACGCTCAACGTGCGGCGCGGCGAGATCCTCGGCATCGCCGGCCTCGTCGGGGCGGGTCGCACCGAGACGGCGCGGGCGATCTTCGGCGCCGACCCGTTCGATTCCGGCCAGATCTTCGTCGACGGCCAGCCGGTCAACATCCGCTCGCCGCGCGACGCCATCAAGCATGGCATCGGCCTGGTGCCGGAGGACCGCAAACAGCAGGCGCTGTTCCTGAGCCAGGCGATCCGCGCCAACCTCTCGATCGCGGCGCTCGATCGCATCGACCGCTTCGGCGTCTTCATCGACGAGCGCAAGGAGCGCGTGCTGGTCGAGGAATACCGCAAGCTTCTCAACATCCGGATGGCGAGCCCCGACCAGGCGGTCGGCAATCTCTCCGGCGGCAACCAGCAGAAGGTCGTGCTCGCCCGCTGGCTGGCGCTGCGCCCGAAGGTGCTGATCGTCGACGAGCCGACGCGCGGCATCGACATCGGCGCCAAGGTCGAGGTCCACAACCTGCTCTTCGAGATGGCCCGCGCCGGCATCGCCGTGATCGCGATCTCGTCCGAACTGCCCGAGGTTCTCGCGGTCGCCGACCGGATCGTCACGATGCGCGAAGGCCGCGTCACCGGCGAGACGCTGCGCGCCGAGGCGACCCAGGAAAAACTCATGACCATGATGACGCTCAGCGCCGCCGGCCGAGCCGCGTGACAAGACAAGGAATACGGTAATGACGGATGTGAAACGAGAAGCGGCGGAAAGCGCGGGCTTCGACCTGTTCGGGGTGCTGGCGCGGTTTGCGCCGCTGATCTTCCTGATCGCCCTGATGATCATCTTCGCGGTGCTCGAGCCGCGCTTCATGTCGTCGATCAACCTGTTCAACGTCATGCGGCAGGTCTCGATCACCGGCCTGCTGGCGATCGGCATGACCTTCGTCATCCTGACCGCCGGCATCGACCTTTCGGTCGGCTCGCTGCTCGCTTTCGCCGGGCTTGTCGCGGCGGCGGTCGCCAAGGGCGGCATGCAGGACCGCTTCACGGTCGGCGAGGGCGTGATCGGCTATGGCTGGCAGCTGGCGGCGCTCGCGGCGATCGCGGTCGGCGTCTGCGGCGGCCTGCTGCAGGGCCTCGCCATCACCAGGCTCCGGGTGCCGCCCTTCGTGGTGACGCTGGGCGGCATGTCGGTGTTTCGCGGCGCGGCGCTTCTGTTCGCCGCCGGCGGCCCGATCTCCGGCTTCCAGCCCGACTATACCTGGTGGGGCCAGGGCAAGATCGGCCCGGTGCCGGTTCCGGTCATCATCTTCCTGTTCGCGGCGCTGCTCGCCCACATCGCGCTCCGCTACATGCGCTATGGAAGGCAGGTCTACGCGGTCGGCGGCAATCCGGAGGCGGCGCGATTGTCCGGCCTCAACGTCAACTGGGTGATCTGCAGCGTCTACGTCATCATGGGCTTCTTTGCCGGCCTCGGCGCCTTCGTGCTGTCGGCGCGGCTGAACTCGGCCGAAGCCGTCGCCGGCACCGGCTACGAGCTCACCGTCATCGCCTCCGTCGTCATCGGCGGCACGTCGCTCTTCGGCGGCGTCGGCACGATCTTCGGCACCGTGATCGGCTCGATCCTGATCGGCGTGCTCCTGAACGGCCTCGTGCTCATGAACGTGTCGTCCTACATCCAGCAGATCATCATCGGCGTGATCATCGTGCTGGCCGTGGCGTTCGACACCTTCGCCAAGTCGCGCCGCCGCAAGGCCTGACATCCCGCCCTGAAGCGTTGGGAATGACGAGGAATGGTCGCGCCCTGCGCGGCCATTCGCGTTCTGGCTGCAGGCGCCCGGCCTTGATCACGGGAAGTCGAACACGACGGCCGCGACGGCGTGCTAGTGTCGTTACGTCACCTGCGGTCGGTGGCCGTGCGAAGCTGCGACGTTTCGAGGGGATCCGAGGGAGGATGCGATGACAAAGCATGCACTGACGCGGCCGAAGGGCGCCGGCCGGCGAGTGGCCTTCGCGGCCGGGGTCGCGACGCTGCTGGCGCTCGGCCAGCCGGCCTTTGCCCAGCAGGCTGATTCAACGACCGCCGCGGCCGAACAGAACCGGAAGGAAGCGGACGAGATCGTCCAGGGCATGGCGCGCTTCGTCGGCGGCCAGCAGGACATCAGTCTCGGCTACGACAGCGAGCTCGAGGTCGTCACGCCGCAGATGGAGAAGCTCCAGTTCAACAGTTCCGGCAAGGCGAAGATCAGCCGCCCGGACAAGTTCCGGCTGAACCGCACCGGCGGCTATGCCGATGTCGAGATGATCTATGACGGCAAGAACGTGACCGTCTTCGACAAGAACACCAACACCTATGCCAGCGAGCCCATGACCGGGCCGATCGAAGGCGTCATCGACCGGCTGCGGAGCGACTTCATGCTCGATCTTCCCGCCGCCGACCTGCTGATCGCCGATTCCTACAGCGCGCTGATGCCCGACGTCGTCGAGGCGAAGCATATCGGCCGCGCCGTCATCGGCGACGTAACCTGCGAGCACGTCGCCTTCCGTAATCACGACACCGACTGGCAGCTCTGGGTCGAGACCGGCGCGCAGCCGATTCCCTGCAAGATGGTGATCACCAGCAAGGCGGTTACCGGAGCGCCGCAATATTCGATCCGCTTCACCAGCTGGCACACCGGCAGCGCCTTCCCGCCGGGCACCTTCACCTTCGAGCCGCCAGCCGGCGCCAAGAAGGTCGATTTCAGCGCGCTCGCCGACATTGACGAAATCCCGGCCGGCACCGCGATGCCATCCGACGCGGTCGCGCCCAAAGCAGGAGCCAGCAAATGAACCGCACCTTGCCGATACGAGGGGCCGTCCGGGTCGCGGCGGTCGTCCTTGGCCTCGCCGCGCTCTTCCTGTCCGAGAACCCGGCGCCGCAGGCGCCCGCCTTCGGTCTGTTCAGCCGGGCGGAGGCGATCATCGGTCGTCCGCTGACGCC
Coding sequences within:
- a CDS encoding sugar ABC transporter ATP-binding protein — translated: MTDPVTLLKMSGIAKSFPGVKALDGVDLEIAPAEIHALLGENGAGKSTLLKILAGAQSPDRGTISFEGRDVVLSSPQDSQRLGIVTIYQEFTLAPDMTIAENVFIGREPGSRLFLNWSKMAAETQKLIRRIGLERSPMTLVRDLSVAEQQMVEIARALSMQSRVIIMDEPTSALSLAEVEKLFRIVRQLKAEGISIIFVTHRLEEVMEICDRFTVLRDGRNVGAGKVSEITIDGIIRLMVGREVNALYAHREAGEAGPVALAVEGLTRRRSAHDPHATELQDVTLNVRRGEILGIAGLVGAGRTETARAIFGADPFDSGQIFVDGQPVNIRSPRDAIKHGIGLVPEDRKQQALFLSQAIRANLSIAALDRIDRFGVFIDERKERVLVEEYRKLLNIRMASPDQAVGNLSGGNQQKVVLARWLALRPKVLIVDEPTRGIDIGAKVEVHNLLFEMARAGIAVIAISSELPEVLAVADRIVTMREGRVTGETLRAEATQEKLMTMMTLSAAGRAA
- a CDS encoding ABC transporter permease, with protein sequence MTDVKREAAESAGFDLFGVLARFAPLIFLIALMIIFAVLEPRFMSSINLFNVMRQVSITGLLAIGMTFVILTAGIDLSVGSLLAFAGLVAAAVAKGGMQDRFTVGEGVIGYGWQLAALAAIAVGVCGGLLQGLAITRLRVPPFVVTLGGMSVFRGAALLFAAGGPISGFQPDYTWWGQGKIGPVPVPVIIFLFAALLAHIALRYMRYGRQVYAVGGNPEAARLSGLNVNWVICSVYVIMGFFAGLGAFVLSARLNSAEAVAGTGYELTVIASVVIGGTSLFGGVGTIFGTVIGSILIGVLLNGLVLMNVSSYIQQIIIGVIIVLAVAFDTFAKSRRRKA
- a CDS encoding DUF2092 domain-containing protein — encoded protein: MTKHALTRPKGAGRRVAFAAGVATLLALGQPAFAQQADSTTAAAEQNRKEADEIVQGMARFVGGQQDISLGYDSELEVVTPQMEKLQFNSSGKAKISRPDKFRLNRTGGYADVEMIYDGKNVTVFDKNTNTYASEPMTGPIEGVIDRLRSDFMLDLPAADLLIADSYSALMPDVVEAKHIGRAVIGDVTCEHVAFRNHDTDWQLWVETGAQPIPCKMVITSKAVTGAPQYSIRFTSWHTGSAFPPGTFTFEPPAGAKKVDFSALADIDEIPAGTAMPSDAVAPKAGASK